One window of the bacterium genome contains the following:
- a CDS encoding ester cyclase, protein MAGNEKDNLKQLKDVYDGFNKGDLERMRMTLTDNATLYLAAMDQTLKGPSTIIDYFRQYKQAFDATISPTRQVACADLVLSEFVGKGIHQGVFHSPSGDIPPTGKTITIPVCHILQWKDGKIVDIHEYFDAATLMSQLGIGLTQEHHTY, encoded by the coding sequence ATGGCAGGGAACGAGAAGGACAATCTCAAGCAGTTGAAGGACGTGTATGACGGCTTCAACAAGGGCGACCTGGAACGCATGCGCATGACGCTGACGGACAACGCAACGCTGTATTTGGCCGCCATGGACCAGACGTTGAAGGGACCCAGCACGATTATCGACTATTTCCGCCAGTACAAGCAGGCCTTTGATGCTACGATCTCTCCCACGCGGCAGGTTGCGTGTGCGGATCTTGTGCTGAGCGAGTTCGTCGGCAAGGGCATCCACCAGGGGGTGTTCCACAGCCCGAGTGGCGATATTCCGCCGACAGGCAAGACGATTACGATCCCGGTGTGCCACATTTTGCAGTGGAAGGATGGCAAGATTGTGGACATCCACGAGTATTTCGACGCCGCCACGCTGATGTCCCAGTTGGGGATCGGCCTGACGCAAGAGCATCACACCTACTGA
- a CDS encoding DUF2480 family protein: protein MENRLQSRTTDLTPGPLPAEHIAANLLRFPLEDMLGPGMVREKDFRTKLKGIDWEAYRGRPVLVPWIHNQEIPVWVYLMVVARLSGVASVLSFGEACSPTVLLKNRPS, encoded by the coding sequence ATGGAGAATCGACTACAGAGCCGCACAACGGACCTGACCCCAGGGCCTTTGCCCGCAGAGCACATTGCCGCCAATCTGCTGCGATTTCCGCTTGAAGACATGCTGGGTCCGGGAATGGTGCGGGAAAAGGATTTCCGCACCAAGCTGAAGGGCATCGATTGGGAGGCCTACCGTGGCCGCCCGGTGCTGGTGCCGTGGATTCATAACCAGGAAATCCCGGTTTGGGTTTATTTGATGGTGGTGGCGCGGTTGTCGGGAGTGGCGTCGGTGCTATCCTTCGGAGAGGCATGCAGCCCCACAGTTTTGCTTAAAAACCGTCCCAGTTGA
- a CDS encoding ester cyclase, which produces MMATAENKDNAKLAKEGYDLFTKGDLNKLAQHFSDNATMTSMSTGEVMKGRNNVIGFIGNFRTAFPDMTLDVKRQIACADEVVTEFVAKGTHKGVFMTPNGDIPPTGRKVEVPLCEILKVKDGLFTDSHLYFDTLSLMTQLGVINLSEERHAL; this is translated from the coding sequence ATGATGGCAACGGCAGAGAACAAAGACAATGCCAAGCTGGCAAAAGAAGGCTACGACCTCTTTACCAAGGGCGACCTGAACAAGCTGGCACAGCACTTCTCGGACAACGCGACGATGACCTCCATGTCCACGGGAGAGGTGATGAAGGGCCGCAACAATGTGATCGGCTTCATCGGCAACTTCCGCACGGCTTTTCCCGACATGACGCTCGACGTGAAGCGGCAGATAGCCTGCGCCGACGAGGTGGTGACGGAATTCGTCGCCAAGGGAACCCACAAGGGCGTGTTCATGACTCCCAACGGCGACATCCCGCCGACGGGCCGCAAAGTGGAAGTGCCGCTGTGCGAAATTCTCAAGGTCAAGGATGGATTGTTCACGGATTCGCATCTCTATTTCGACACCCTGTCGCTGATGACACAACTGGGTGTGATCAACCTGTCCGAAGAGCGCCACGCGCTCTGA
- a CDS encoding NifU family protein — MSINPINLPGADAITDTDRTMAENVSKMLASLQPIFQREGGTVRLISVRGGVAHVEFSSESCDGCGGGMAGMEGGLRLMLIERVPGLSEVVFE; from the coding sequence ATGAGTATTAATCCTATCAACCTTCCCGGCGCGGATGCGATCACCGATACCGACCGGACCATGGCGGAAAACGTGAGTAAGATGCTGGCCTCTTTGCAGCCGATTTTTCAGCGCGAAGGCGGCACGGTGAGACTGATTTCCGTGCGCGGCGGTGTGGCACACGTGGAGTTTTCCAGCGAGTCCTGCGACGGCTGCGGCGGCGGAATGGCAGGAATGGAAGGCGGCCTGCGGCTAATGTTGATCGAGCGCGTACCGGGCCTTTCGGAAGTGGTGTTCGAGTAA
- a CDS encoding 4-hydroxy-3-methylbut-2-enyl diphosphate reductase — translation MKVLIDPRAGFCGGVRRVVKMAEQQIAETGEPLVSLGDVIHNEVEIGRLKELGLSGTSHDVLEGSSNGTKKLLIRAHGEPPETYDKAQKLGIEIIDGTCPVVTRSQTIARTHYLAGEQVVIVGKPHHPETIGIIGHCDHQAQVVYAKSDVEQLDPSRKTFVLAQTTVARPWFQERIDWIKERCASVEVQVENTLCRFVVGRDRDLEKFAAEVNVLIMVGGTKSSNTKVLYDVCRKVNPRSYLVVTEAEIDVGWFRSEDVIGVTGSASTPHWLLEHVRDFIAEKTGALLG, via the coding sequence GTGAAGGTGTTGATTGATCCCCGCGCGGGATTCTGCGGCGGAGTACGCCGCGTGGTAAAGATGGCCGAGCAGCAGATTGCCGAAACGGGCGAGCCGCTGGTGAGCCTCGGCGACGTGATCCATAACGAAGTGGAGATCGGGCGGCTGAAGGAACTGGGGCTGTCCGGCACCAGCCACGACGTGCTGGAAGGATCATCCAACGGGACGAAGAAGCTGCTGATCCGCGCGCATGGCGAGCCGCCGGAGACTTATGACAAGGCGCAGAAGCTGGGGATCGAAATTATCGACGGCACCTGCCCGGTGGTGACACGCTCGCAGACGATTGCGCGGACGCATTATCTGGCGGGCGAGCAGGTGGTGATTGTGGGCAAGCCGCATCATCCCGAGACTATCGGCATCATCGGCCACTGCGACCATCAGGCGCAGGTGGTCTATGCGAAGAGCGACGTCGAGCAGCTTGATCCTTCCCGCAAGACCTTTGTGCTGGCGCAGACCACGGTAGCGCGTCCGTGGTTTCAGGAGCGGATCGACTGGATCAAGGAACGCTGCGCGAGCGTTGAGGTGCAGGTGGAGAATACACTGTGCCGGTTTGTGGTGGGGCGCGACCGGGACTTGGAGAAGTTTGCCGCCGAGGTGAATGTGCTGATCATGGTGGGCGGCACCAAGAGTTCGAACACCAAAGTTTTGTATGACGTCTGCCGCAAGGTGAACCCGAGATCGTATCTGGTGGTCACCGAGGCGGAGATCGACGTCGGGTGGTTCCGGAGCGAGGATGTGATCGGTGTGACCGGTTCGGCGTCCACCCCGCACTGGCTGTTGGAACACGTGCGGGATTTCATCGCCGAAAAGACCGGCGCTTTGTTGGGCTGA
- the lipA gene encoding lipoyl synthase: protein MAIVERDSVPQTERNDHTETAPRKPEWLKVRMSSDASYHEVRTLMEGSQLNTVCEEARCPNRGECWSRGTATIMIMGDTCTRSCGFCNVKTGRPLPLDPGEPRRVAEAIRTLKLKYAVITSVDRDELADGGAGHFAETIRVVHELNPQCKVEVLTPDFKGSESSLKLVCEAKPEVFAHNMETVSRLHVTVRPQAKYWRSLQVLGRARKLGMTVKSGIMVGLGETKDEVVQVMRDVADAGGELFTIGQYLQPSPKHLPVLEFIHPDVYLEYKHLGESVGLRHVQAGAMVRSSYRAETQQAILRSSNL, encoded by the coding sequence ATGGCTATTGTTGAGAGGGATTCCGTTCCACAGACGGAACGGAATGACCATACGGAAACGGCGCCGCGCAAGCCGGAATGGCTGAAGGTGCGGATGTCCTCGGATGCCTCGTATCACGAGGTGCGCACATTGATGGAAGGCTCGCAGCTTAATACGGTCTGCGAGGAGGCCCGCTGCCCCAACCGGGGGGAATGCTGGAGCCGGGGAACGGCGACGATTATGATTATGGGCGACACCTGCACGCGGTCCTGCGGGTTCTGCAACGTGAAAACGGGCAGGCCGCTGCCGCTGGATCCGGGTGAGCCGCGACGGGTGGCAGAAGCGATCCGGACTCTCAAGCTGAAGTACGCGGTGATCACATCGGTGGACCGCGACGAACTGGCCGATGGCGGCGCGGGGCACTTCGCCGAAACGATTCGCGTTGTTCATGAGTTGAATCCACAGTGCAAAGTGGAAGTGCTGACGCCGGACTTCAAGGGCAGCGAGTCCAGCTTGAAGCTGGTGTGCGAGGCTAAACCCGAAGTGTTCGCGCATAATATGGAGACGGTGTCACGGCTGCACGTGACGGTCAGGCCGCAGGCCAAGTACTGGCGCAGCTTGCAGGTTTTGGGGCGCGCGCGGAAGCTGGGCATGACGGTAAAATCCGGCATCATGGTGGGTCTTGGTGAGACCAAAGACGAAGTGGTGCAGGTGATGCGGGACGTGGCGGACGCGGGGGGCGAACTGTTTACGATTGGACAGTATTTGCAGCCGTCTCCGAAGCATCTGCCGGTGTTGGAGTTTATTCATCCGGACGTCTATCTTGAATATAAGCATCTGGGGGAATCCGTCGGATTAAGGCACGTGCAGGCGGGCGCGATGGTGCGCAGCTCGTACCGTGCGGAAACACAGCAAGCGATCTTGAGGAGTAGTAATTTATGA
- a CDS encoding cytochrome c biogenesis protein ResB — translation MPTSRTLDRIWLFFASVKVTIVLLVLLAIVMSVGTYVETAYSNGAARVLVYRTWWFDGLVALLALNLIGCTLRRAPYKPHQAGWITTHIALLLIMAASVITHRFGLHGQMMIPEGDAANVYALEQIDRKTLEIVNGETRQLPFSLQLKKFDQLKYPGTEMTRMFRSRVDVWDPARTDTVHYDIVLNHPLVYDGYKISQASFVDLPDGRRATVLGIATDPGIILMYFGGGLLVLGMAGIFYLKPYLKRRFPPNAARPQAPQRETAASSPDASNI, via the coding sequence ATGCCCACCTCCCGTACCCTGGACCGGATCTGGCTGTTTTTCGCGTCGGTGAAGGTGACGATTGTGCTGCTGGTGCTGCTGGCGATTGTGATGTCCGTGGGCACCTACGTGGAGACGGCTTATTCCAATGGCGCGGCGCGGGTGCTGGTGTACCGTACGTGGTGGTTCGACGGGCTGGTGGCGTTGCTGGCGCTGAACCTGATTGGCTGCACGCTGCGGCGAGCGCCGTACAAGCCGCACCAGGCGGGATGGATCACAACGCACATTGCGCTGCTGCTGATCATGGCGGCCTCGGTGATTACGCACCGCTTCGGACTGCATGGACAGATGATGATTCCCGAAGGGGACGCGGCCAATGTATATGCCCTCGAGCAGATCGACCGGAAGACGCTGGAGATCGTCAACGGCGAGACACGGCAGTTGCCGTTTTCGCTGCAACTGAAGAAGTTCGACCAGCTCAAATATCCGGGAACGGAGATGACGCGGATGTTCCGCTCGCGGGTGGATGTGTGGGATCCGGCACGCACTGACACGGTGCATTATGACATCGTGCTCAATCATCCGTTAGTGTACGACGGCTACAAGATCAGCCAGGCGTCGTTTGTGGATCTGCCCGATGGACGCCGGGCGACGGTGCTGGGGATTGCCACCGATCCGGGAATTATTCTGATGTATTTCGGCGGCGGGCTGCTGGTGCTGGGCATGGCAGGCATTTTCTATTTGAAACCTTATCTGAAGCGCAGATTTCCGCCCAACGCGGCGCGGCCACAGGCACCCCAGCGGGAGACCGCCGCATCTTCGCCCGACGCCTCAAACATATGA
- the dxs gene encoding 1-deoxy-D-xylulose-5-phosphate synthase — MNPTKPVPSDSTVLLPVLPRVLCPADLRSLSMEELELLCTELRKELWDTITAVGGHLAASLGVVELTVALHSVYNTPVDKLVWDVGHQGYIHKILTGRRERLNTIRQHHGLSGFLKPGESEYDTFGAGHASTSISAAYGMAVARDMKGEDHSVVAIIGDGGITGGLAYEALNNAGCSGRDITVVLNDNGMSISPNVGSVKYFLAKMETNPRLSKLKDELWLMMGNAPIGSSAMRRLAHKAERALKQAVAPGMLFEEFGFQYFGPFDGHNLRELVEIFSNVKTAHKHPAIVHVLTTKGKGYEVAEADPVKYHGVKGIPVPVKVEPKPAPSVQAPTLPYTDVFGEAMIQETERRSDVVVITAAMKEGTGLVKYSAAFPDHFFDVGIAEGHAVTFAAGMAASGMKPVAAIYSTFLQRAYDHILHDCAIQNLPVLFCLDRAGLVGEDGPTHHGCFDLSYLSSIPGMVVSAPRSGQELRNLIRTGLEYKDGPFAVRYPRDKAPDVIDWTSEPDVLPIGKWEVLREGRKLAVLAVGTMVETARRAIASEEMAVTLVNCRFVKPMDEEMLRTIMASHEQILTIEEGTVIGGFGSSVALYMQEHGCTNGFAALHLPDEFVEHGARDTLLETCGLTDRQLAEAIGTLLRGEPLVNTAAILAATARKMHGGGTK; from the coding sequence GTGAACCCCACGAAACCCGTTCCATCGGATTCGACAGTCCTTCTGCCGGTACTGCCCCGGGTATTGTGCCCGGCGGACCTGCGCAGTCTCAGCATGGAAGAGTTGGAATTGCTCTGCACGGAACTGCGCAAGGAATTGTGGGATACCATTACGGCGGTGGGCGGCCATCTGGCGGCGTCGCTGGGCGTGGTGGAACTGACCGTGGCGTTGCATTCGGTGTACAACACTCCGGTGGACAAACTGGTGTGGGACGTGGGGCATCAGGGGTATATTCACAAGATTTTGACGGGTCGCCGCGAGCGGCTGAATACTATTCGCCAGCATCACGGGCTTTCGGGATTTTTGAAGCCGGGCGAAAGCGAATACGATACGTTTGGCGCGGGACATGCGTCGACCTCCATCAGCGCGGCCTACGGCATGGCGGTGGCGCGCGACATGAAGGGCGAAGATCACAGCGTGGTGGCGATCATCGGCGACGGCGGCATCACCGGCGGTCTGGCCTATGAAGCCTTGAATAACGCGGGATGTTCGGGACGGGACATTACCGTGGTGCTGAACGACAACGGCATGTCCATCTCGCCGAATGTGGGATCGGTGAAGTATTTTCTGGCGAAGATGGAAACCAACCCGCGGTTGTCGAAGCTCAAGGATGAGCTGTGGCTGATGATGGGCAACGCACCGATTGGCTCGAGCGCCATGCGGCGGCTGGCGCACAAGGCGGAGCGCGCACTCAAGCAGGCGGTCGCGCCGGGGATGCTGTTCGAGGAATTCGGATTTCAGTATTTCGGACCGTTCGACGGGCACAATCTGCGCGAACTGGTGGAGATCTTCTCCAACGTCAAGACCGCGCACAAGCATCCGGCGATTGTGCACGTGCTGACCACCAAGGGCAAGGGCTACGAGGTGGCCGAAGCGGATCCCGTGAAGTACCACGGAGTGAAGGGCATTCCGGTGCCGGTGAAGGTGGAACCCAAACCCGCGCCATCGGTGCAGGCGCCGACGCTGCCGTACACGGACGTGTTCGGGGAAGCGATGATTCAGGAGACCGAGCGGCGCAGCGACGTGGTGGTGATTACCGCCGCGATGAAAGAGGGCACGGGACTGGTCAAGTACAGCGCGGCATTTCCCGATCATTTCTTTGACGTGGGCATCGCCGAAGGCCATGCCGTGACCTTTGCGGCGGGAATGGCCGCGTCGGGGATGAAACCAGTGGCGGCGATTTATTCGACATTTTTGCAGCGGGCCTACGATCATATTCTGCATGACTGCGCGATTCAGAATCTGCCGGTGCTGTTCTGCCTGGACCGCGCGGGACTGGTGGGAGAGGACGGACCGACGCATCACGGGTGCTTTGATCTTTCCTACCTGTCCTCGATTCCCGGGATGGTGGTGAGCGCGCCGCGGTCGGGACAGGAATTGCGCAATCTGATCCGCACGGGATTGGAATACAAGGACGGCCCGTTTGCGGTGCGGTATCCGCGCGACAAGGCTCCCGATGTGATCGACTGGACGTCTGAGCCGGACGTGTTGCCCATCGGCAAGTGGGAAGTGTTGCGCGAAGGGCGTAAGCTGGCCGTACTGGCGGTAGGAACGATGGTGGAAACGGCGCGGCGGGCGATTGCGTCCGAAGAGATGGCTGTAACGCTGGTGAACTGCCGCTTTGTCAAACCGATGGATGAAGAGATGCTGCGCACGATCATGGCATCGCACGAGCAGATTCTGACCATTGAAGAGGGTACGGTGATCGGCGGATTCGGGTCGAGCGTGGCGCTGTACATGCAGGAGCACGGCTGCACCAACGGTTTTGCGGCGCTGCATCTGCCGGATGAATTTGTGGAGCACGGTGCGCGGGATACGCTGCTGGAAACCTGCGGGCTGACCGACCGGCAGCTTGCCGAAGCCATCGGCACATTGCTGCGCGGCGAGCCGCTGGTCAACACGGCGGCGATTCTGGCGGCGACGGCGCGGAAGATGCATGGCGGGGGAACGAAGTGA
- a CDS encoding DUF1579 domain-containing protein, which translates to MRSFNRMFTVLSLVLALAVFAGAQTKEKAKTPPAGQPDMAAMMAAMKPGPQHDVLKMMAGDWAITGQFWMDPKGDPMTMKPGTAHNEMILDGRYLQFVHHGEMMGMPYEGRGLMGYDNFKKVYQMTWIDNMGTTISTAAGTADASGKVISLLGKMDDPSTGKKDEDVKYVYTIKDDKSVEFAMFLVTGPKDATKIMEMMYSKK; encoded by the coding sequence ATGCGTTCTTTCAATCGAATGTTCACCGTCCTGAGCCTCGTACTCGCCCTTGCCGTGTTCGCCGGCGCGCAGACCAAGGAAAAGGCCAAGACTCCGCCCGCCGGCCAGCCCGATATGGCGGCGATGATGGCCGCGATGAAGCCCGGTCCGCAGCATGACGTGCTGAAAATGATGGCAGGCGACTGGGCGATCACCGGTCAATTCTGGATGGATCCGAAGGGCGATCCGATGACGATGAAACCCGGCACGGCGCACAACGAGATGATACTGGACGGACGCTATCTGCAATTCGTGCATCACGGCGAGATGATGGGCATGCCTTATGAAGGCCGCGGCCTGATGGGCTATGACAATTTCAAGAAGGTCTATCAGATGACGTGGATAGACAACATGGGCACGACCATCAGCACGGCCGCCGGGACGGCGGACGCCTCGGGCAAGGTCATTAGTCTGCTGGGCAAGATGGACGATCCTTCTACGGGAAAGAAGGACGAGGACGTGAAGTACGTTTACACGATCAAGGACGACAAGAGCGTGGAGTTCGCCATGTTCCTTGTCACCGGTCCCAAGGACGCCACTAAGATCATGGAAATGATGTACTCCAAGAAGTAG
- the ccsA gene encoding cytochrome c biogenesis protein CcsA, which produces MNRYFAIILGFIFAAAAYGESSTPAELKGFDWNLAGQIAVQANGRIKPLDSFARETVSAICGKASYEGQHPVETYFRWMSDGDYWHGQPLLYLPKGKLRSELKLEDHTGSRFSFAEMQDARELMTLAMAGEDARAAGGKASFVQTKAAEFLDHMNVLSGVFTHEAPLFVPAAASADGENTWRSMPGVVAMFSDSALLDSNSKTVSDTLQTLTLAWAGLYNSVRENRGDIFNISARMFAEVQQKMLPQPVVFSKLAWEYWYNRLKPFWWARLLLALGFAGFLFSLRQGYERFKTAGLMGLAAGFVLYTAGMAMRAYVSGRAPWTNMYESLLAIGWAVVLISMLYELAKRERIFGMVGGILGAVILTIAQAAALDRGINVLVPALQSYWLNYHVIITLSGYACFAIAMGIGHGVLISGVRSKGEVTPSLSKLTKANLRIIQVGTLLLVTGILLGAVWANVSWGRFWGWDPKETWALICWFVYIALLHGRSAGWLGWRGLAAYSVGAFPIVIMTYYGVNYYLSGLHSYGAGTAPGVPWQILAYMVVEGAFLFWALGQLRGKVPVRAKKTRPVVADEVTGLNTKSTEVSS; this is translated from the coding sequence TTGAACCGATATTTTGCGATTATTCTTGGGTTTATTTTTGCGGCAGCCGCCTATGGCGAGTCATCGACTCCGGCGGAATTGAAGGGGTTTGACTGGAATCTGGCCGGGCAAATTGCGGTGCAGGCCAATGGCCGCATTAAGCCGCTGGATTCCTTCGCGCGGGAAACGGTCAGCGCGATTTGCGGCAAGGCCTCCTATGAGGGACAGCATCCGGTGGAGACGTATTTCCGCTGGATGTCGGACGGGGATTACTGGCACGGCCAGCCGCTGCTGTATTTGCCCAAGGGCAAGCTGCGCAGCGAACTCAAGCTCGAGGATCATACGGGGAGCCGCTTTTCCTTTGCGGAAATGCAGGACGCGCGCGAGCTGATGACGCTGGCGATGGCGGGAGAGGACGCGCGAGCGGCGGGCGGAAAGGCGTCGTTTGTGCAGACCAAGGCGGCGGAATTTCTCGATCACATGAACGTGCTGAGCGGCGTGTTTACGCACGAGGCTCCGCTGTTTGTTCCGGCGGCGGCGTCGGCAGACGGAGAGAACACGTGGCGCTCCATGCCCGGTGTGGTGGCGATGTTCAGCGATTCGGCGCTGCTGGATTCCAATTCAAAGACGGTATCGGACACGCTGCAAACACTGACCCTGGCGTGGGCGGGACTGTACAACTCGGTGCGGGAGAACCGTGGGGACATCTTCAACATTTCGGCCAGGATGTTTGCCGAGGTGCAGCAGAAGATGCTGCCGCAGCCGGTGGTGTTCAGCAAGCTGGCGTGGGAGTATTGGTACAACCGGTTGAAACCGTTCTGGTGGGCGCGGCTGCTGCTGGCGCTGGGTTTTGCGGGTTTCTTGTTCAGTCTGCGGCAGGGGTATGAGCGCTTCAAGACGGCGGGGCTGATGGGGCTGGCGGCGGGATTTGTGCTGTACACCGCCGGAATGGCGATGCGGGCGTATGTGTCGGGCCGCGCACCGTGGACCAACATGTACGAATCGCTGCTGGCCATTGGCTGGGCGGTGGTGCTGATTTCGATGCTTTATGAATTGGCGAAGCGCGAGCGGATCTTCGGCATGGTGGGTGGGATTCTGGGCGCGGTGATTTTGACGATTGCCCAGGCAGCGGCGCTGGATCGCGGCATTAACGTGCTGGTGCCGGCGCTGCAAAGTTACTGGTTGAACTACCATGTGATTATCACACTCTCGGGCTATGCCTGTTTTGCGATTGCGATGGGCATCGGTCATGGCGTGCTGATCAGCGGTGTGAGATCGAAGGGTGAAGTAACACCGTCGCTGTCCAAGTTGACGAAGGCGAATTTGCGGATTATTCAGGTCGGCACATTGCTTTTGGTGACGGGAATTCTGCTGGGCGCGGTGTGGGCCAATGTGAGCTGGGGGCGGTTCTGGGGTTGGGATCCGAAGGAGACGTGGGCGCTGATCTGCTGGTTTGTCTACATTGCGCTGCTGCACGGGCGGAGCGCGGGCTGGCTGGGCTGGCGGGGACTGGCGGCGTATTCGGTGGGCGCGTTTCCGATTGTGATCATGACCTATTACGGCGTGAACTATTATCTTTCCGGACTGCACAGTTACGGCGCGGGGACGGCTCCCGGCGTGCCGTGGCAGATTCTGGCGTACATGGTTGTGGAAGGAGCGTTTCTGTTCTGGGCGCTCGGCCAACTGCGCGGCAAAGTACCCGTTCGCGCCAAGAAGACCCGGCCCGTTGTGGCGGACGAGGTCACGGGGCTGAATACCAAGTCAACTGAGGTTTCATCGTGA
- the erpA gene encoding iron-sulfur cluster insertion protein ErpA, producing the protein MITLTATATAKVREIMTKESKSDWKLRMGVRGGGCSGMKYVLGFDSESREEDQEFTQDGITLVCDTRSYLYLNGTEIDFEDGLNGSGFVFRNPNAAKSCGCGQSFSG; encoded by the coding sequence ATGATTACATTGACGGCGACCGCGACAGCCAAAGTGCGCGAAATTATGACGAAGGAATCGAAATCCGATTGGAAGCTGCGGATGGGTGTGCGCGGCGGCGGCTGCAGCGGCATGAAGTATGTCCTGGGGTTTGATTCGGAGAGCCGCGAGGAAGACCAGGAGTTCACGCAGGACGGCATCACGCTGGTGTGCGACACGCGGAGCTATCTCTATCTGAACGGTACGGAGATAGATTTTGAGGATGGGCTGAACGGTTCGGGATTTGTGTTTCGCAATCCCAACGCCGCGAAGAGCTGCGGCTGCGGCCAGAGTTTCTCCGGCTAA
- the ispG gene encoding flavodoxin-dependent (E)-4-hydroxy-3-methylbut-2-enyl-diphosphate synthase: MPSGKRVREVRIGSVTIGGDHPVAVQSMTLTDTRDVQATVAQILRLEEAGCEIARVAVPDDEAAAALGAIKKQIHIPLVADIHFHYKLALKAIDAGVDKIRINPGNLGGEDRAKVVTRAAREAGIPMRVGVNSGSLERDLIDKYGGPTPQGMVESALRHIRFLEDEGFFNIVLSLKASNVPRMIEAYTLMRAACDYPLHLGVTEAGPPSVGTIKSAIGIGYLLQNGIGETLRVSLTADPVEEVRVGWEILKSLGLRTRGPMLVSCPMCGRCEVDLVELATKVEKAIAHLKKPLHIAVMGCVVNGPGEAREADLAVVGGKHKGMLLKSGKIIATLPEDELIAALLLEADKFDVSDRPAGTARIVAGA; this comes from the coding sequence ATGCCTTCCGGGAAGCGGGTGCGGGAAGTCCGCATTGGGTCTGTGACGATTGGCGGCGATCATCCGGTAGCGGTGCAGTCGATGACGCTGACCGACACGCGGGATGTTCAGGCCACTGTGGCGCAGATTCTCCGGCTGGAAGAGGCGGGCTGCGAGATCGCGCGGGTGGCCGTTCCCGATGACGAAGCCGCCGCTGCGCTGGGGGCGATTAAGAAGCAGATTCACATTCCGCTTGTTGCCGATATTCACTTCCATTACAAGCTGGCCTTGAAGGCGATTGACGCCGGTGTGGACAAGATCCGCATCAATCCGGGCAACCTGGGCGGTGAGGACCGCGCCAAAGTGGTGACGCGCGCTGCGCGGGAAGCGGGGATTCCCATGCGGGTGGGCGTGAACAGCGGCTCTTTAGAACGGGATCTGATCGACAAGTACGGCGGGCCGACACCGCAGGGGATGGTGGAATCGGCGCTGCGGCATATTCGTTTTCTGGAAGATGAAGGCTTTTTCAATATTGTGCTGTCGCTGAAGGCGTCGAATGTGCCGCGCATGATTGAAGCCTACACGCTGATGCGCGCGGCCTGCGATTATCCGCTGCATCTGGGTGTAACCGAAGCGGGGCCGCCGTCGGTGGGGACGATCAAGTCGGCCATCGGCATCGGGTATCTTTTGCAGAACGGCATCGGCGAAACATTGCGGGTATCGTTGACCGCCGATCCGGTGGAAGAGGTGCGCGTGGGCTGGGAGATTTTGAAATCGCTGGGGCTGCGGACACGCGGACCGATGCTGGTGAGCTGTCCGATGTGCGGGCGCTGCGAAGTGGACCTGGTGGAACTGGCGACCAAGGTGGAGAAGGCGATTGCCCATCTGAAGAAGCCGCTGCACATTGCGGTGATGGGCTGTGTGGTCAACGGTCCCGGCGAAGCGCGCGAAGCGGACCTGGCGGTGGTGGGCGGCAAGCACAAGGGGATGCTGCTGAAGAGCGGCAAGATTATCGCCACGCTGCCGGAAGATGAATTGATTGCCGCGCTGCTGCTTGAGGCGGATAAGTTTGATGTGAGCGACCGTCCGGCGGGGACGGCGCGGATTGTCGCGGGGGCATAA
- a CDS encoding ester cyclase: MPAHVETDNVAISKDIYAIISKGDLNQLTNLYAQNSVMVNMPWNTTFRGRDNVLNYIRILRTAFPDMKVTLTHQTAQDDTVVNEWLLKGTHKGVLKSPTGDIAPTNRSVEIPGVSIFEMEDGQVVNIRQYWDINSLLRQIGLVS; the protein is encoded by the coding sequence ATGCCAGCTCACGTCGAAACCGATAACGTCGCCATTTCGAAGGACATTTATGCCATCATCAGCAAGGGCGACCTGAATCAACTGACGAATCTATATGCGCAGAACAGTGTGATGGTGAATATGCCGTGGAATACGACCTTCCGCGGGCGCGACAATGTTTTGAATTACATCCGGATCCTGCGGACCGCTTTTCCGGACATGAAGGTGACCTTAACCCATCAGACGGCGCAGGATGACACGGTGGTGAATGAGTGGCTGCTTAAGGGCACGCATAAGGGCGTGCTCAAGTCCCCGACCGGCGATATCGCGCCGACCAACCGTTCTGTCGAGATCCCCGGCGTGTCCATCTTCGAGATGGAGGATGGGCAGGTGGTGAATATCCGCCAGTACTGGGACATCAACAGTCTGCTGAGGCAGATCGGGCTGGTGTCCTGA